In the Wyeomyia smithii strain HCP4-BCI-WySm-NY-G18 chromosome 2, ASM2978416v1, whole genome shotgun sequence genome, one interval contains:
- the LOC129721532 gene encoding epsin-1 isoform X1 yields MFESWLWRELKRNDTQMNVAGIRRNIKNLAHNYSDAQIKVREATSNDPWGPSSTIMAEIADLTYNVVAFSEIMQMIWKRTNDHGKNWRHVYKALLLLEYLIKTGTEKVAQQCKENIYAIQTLKDFQYMEEGKDQGMHVREKAKQLVQLLKDDERLKNERARALKAKERFARTASGFGSDGSIDGPTQKDSRPPNWGEGEPTGKPVSEIEFVRPQTVGEEELQLQLAMAMSREEAEQEEQKRRSDDVRLQLALSQSEQDFKKEHTTKPADSALVDLLDISFGATSISNPVQQPGPSTSSDPWGLPVAGGSRPQTSDPWSRTSSPPVVDPWLNSASALPPPSVKVPVMVGAVGGQLDAWAPVRTQSPSVTSGSSVEGWLNNGAKVSTTAPLATNGNIDPWQNKISLPSAPLTDAWQPKRSTPVPTADPWQPNANPVKHDPWAPVTGSADGAFAFPANRPSPVGAITSPTSDLDEFDIITKRSSTSNAVNNNLNNNGSLLDDLDPLSSSNTSSSASNSASASTTAKKTPASFLGENSALVNLDNLIKPVSTTTTGSSSAPAYNPFGEAVPPQKNLFQQNQPQVPSINQLKQSPFPVTLNQDPWAPVNPAAATQFEEKEINFGVLPVFDTTNRTDVNNNTGDAATDTCDKPLDNEDEILFNTDFFSSNAPAIKRQYDDISLKQTNNQQVCALVTPNNNTELSNLYDFGFSIDDQYDSNNTNTNHNNINNNNAPWMNPQSSNPFLS; encoded by the exons atgttcgagtcctgGCTCTGGAGAGAAt TGAAGCGAAACGATACGCAAATGAACGTGGCTGGCATACGTAGGAACATTAAAAATCTTGCACATAACTACTCGGATGCCCAG ATCAAGGTCCGTGAAGCTACCTCCAATGATCCATGGGGTCCGTCGTCTACAATTATGGCCGAAATTGCCGATCTCACATACAACGTCGTAGCATTCTCCGAAATTATGCAAATGATCTGGAAACGCACTAACGATCACGGTAAGAACTGGCGTCACGTTTACAAGGCTCTGCTGCTACTAGAATACTTGATAAAAACGGGAACGGAGAAGGTGGCTCAGCAGTGTAAGGAGAATATTTATGCTATACAAACGTTGAAAGATTTTCAGTATATGGAGGAAGGTAAAGACCAAGGAATGCATGTTAGAGAGAAAGCCAAACAGCTAGTACAGTTGCTGAAAGATGATGAGCGCTTAAAGAATGAACGTGCCAGAGCATTAAAAGCGAAGGAACGTTTTGCTCGAACTGCCAGTGGATTTGGTTCCGATGGGTCTATTGATGGGCCTACGCAGAAAGATTCTCGC CCTCCTAACTGGGGTGAAGGTGAGCCAACAGGAAAGCCGGTTTCAGAGATAGAATTCGTAAGACCACAGACCGTGGGCGAAGAAGAATTGCAACTCCAACTGGCGATGGCAATGTCACGAGAGGAGGCCGAACAGGAAGAACAAAAGCGGAGAAGTGATGACGTACGATTACAACTTGCACTTAGCCAGAGTGAACAAGACTTCAA GAAAGAACATACTACGAAACCGGCCGACAGTGCGTTGGTCGATTTGCTAGACATTTCGTTTGGAGCCACTAGTATTTCTAACCCTGTGCAACAGCCTGGACCATCAACAAGTAGCGATCCGTGGGGCCTACCCGTTGCTGGCGGATCCAGACCACAG ACATCTGATCCCTGGTCACGAACGTCTTCACCACCGGTAGTGGATCCTTGGCTAAATAGTGCCTCAGCTCTGCCTCCGCCTTCAGTTAAAGTTCCAGTAATGGTTGGTGCTGTTGGTGGTCAACTAGATGCATGGGCCCCGGTACGAACACAGTCACCATCAGTAACATCCGGTTCTTCCGTGGAAGGATGGCTGAATAATGGTGCAAAAGTATCAACAACGGCACCCTTGGCAACTAATGGAAATATAGACCCGTGGCAAAACAAAATATCTCTACCCAGCGcg CCTTTAACGGACGCGTGGCAACCAAAACGATCCACACCAGTGCCTACGGCTGATCCCTGGCAGCCTAACGCAAACCCCGTTAAACATGATCCTTGGGCGCCTGTTACTGGAAGTGCCGATGGAGCATTCGCT TTTCCTGCGAACCGTCCATCGCCAGTAGGAGCAATTACCTCACCAACCTCAGACCTTGATGAGTTCGATATAATTACCAAGAGAAGCAGCACCAGTAATGCCGTTAATAATAATTTGAATAATAACG GTTCTCTGTTGGATGATCTAGACCCACTGTCTTCAAGCAACACATCCAGTTCAGCCAGCAACTCCGCCTCAGCTTCAACGACAGCAAAAAAAACACCAGCATCGTTCCTGGGAGAAAACTCCGCATTAGTAAATCTGGATAACCTGATCAAACCCGTATCAACGACCACAACAGGTTCAAGTAGTGCTCCAGCTTACAATCCTTTTGGCGAGGCAGTACCGCCACAGAAAAACCTATTCCAACAGAATCAaccacag GTTCCGTCCATTAATCAATTGAAACAATCACCTTTCCCAGTGACGTTGAATCAGGATCCTTGGGCACCAGTAAACCCAGCAGCAGCGACACAA TTTGAGGAAAAAGAAATTAATTTTGGAGTACTTCCTGTGTTCGACACAACCAACCGGACTGACGTCAATAACAATACTGGAGATGCTGCTACTGACACGTGTGATAAACCGTTAGACAATGAAGACGAAATTTTGTTCaacactgattttttttcgtcTAATGCCCCCGCTATCAAACGACAATACGACGATATTTCTTTAAAACAGACTAATAACCAGCAAGTTTGCGCTCTCGTTACTCCTAACAATAATACAGAATTGAGTAACCTGTACGATTTTGGTTTTTCTATTGATGATCAATACGACTCTAATAATACTAATACAAATCAC AACAATATTAATAACAACAACGCTCCTTGGATGAATCCTCAGTCGTCGAACCCATTCTTGTCATAA
- the LOC129721532 gene encoding epsin-1 isoform X3 — protein sequence MKRNDTQMNVAGIRRNIKNLAHNYSDAQIKVREATSNDPWGPSSTIMAEIADLTYNVVAFSEIMQMIWKRTNDHGKNWRHVYKALLLLEYLIKTGTEKVAQQCKENIYAIQTLKDFQYMEEGKDQGMHVREKAKQLVQLLKDDERLKNERARALKAKERFARTASGFGSDGSIDGPTQKDSRPPNWGEGEPTGKPVSEIEFVRPQTVGEEELQLQLAMAMSREEAEQEEQKRRSDDVRLQLALSQSEQDFKKEHTTKPADSALVDLLDISFGATSISNPVQQPGPSTSSDPWGLPVAGGSRPQTSDPWSRTSSPPVVDPWLNSASALPPPSVKVPVMVGAVGGQLDAWAPVRTQSPSVTSGSSVEGWLNNGAKVSTTAPLATNGNIDPWQNKISLPSAPLTDAWQPKRSTPVPTADPWQPNANPVKHDPWAPVTGSADGAFAFPANRPSPVGAITSPTSDLDEFDIITKRSSTSNAVNNNLNNNGSLLDDLDPLSSSNTSSSASNSASASTTAKKTPASFLGENSALVNLDNLIKPVSTTTTGSSSAPAYNPFGEAVPPQKNLFQQNQPQVPSINQLKQSPFPVTLNQDPWAPVNPAAATQFEEKEINFGVLPVFDTTNRTDVNNNTGDAATDTCDKPLDNEDEILFNTDFFSSNAPAIKRQYDDISLKQTNNQQVCALVTPNNNTELSNLYDFGFSIDDQYDSNNTNTNHNNINNNNAPWMNPQSSNPFLS from the exons A TGAAGCGAAACGATACGCAAATGAACGTGGCTGGCATACGTAGGAACATTAAAAATCTTGCACATAACTACTCGGATGCCCAG ATCAAGGTCCGTGAAGCTACCTCCAATGATCCATGGGGTCCGTCGTCTACAATTATGGCCGAAATTGCCGATCTCACATACAACGTCGTAGCATTCTCCGAAATTATGCAAATGATCTGGAAACGCACTAACGATCACGGTAAGAACTGGCGTCACGTTTACAAGGCTCTGCTGCTACTAGAATACTTGATAAAAACGGGAACGGAGAAGGTGGCTCAGCAGTGTAAGGAGAATATTTATGCTATACAAACGTTGAAAGATTTTCAGTATATGGAGGAAGGTAAAGACCAAGGAATGCATGTTAGAGAGAAAGCCAAACAGCTAGTACAGTTGCTGAAAGATGATGAGCGCTTAAAGAATGAACGTGCCAGAGCATTAAAAGCGAAGGAACGTTTTGCTCGAACTGCCAGTGGATTTGGTTCCGATGGGTCTATTGATGGGCCTACGCAGAAAGATTCTCGC CCTCCTAACTGGGGTGAAGGTGAGCCAACAGGAAAGCCGGTTTCAGAGATAGAATTCGTAAGACCACAGACCGTGGGCGAAGAAGAATTGCAACTCCAACTGGCGATGGCAATGTCACGAGAGGAGGCCGAACAGGAAGAACAAAAGCGGAGAAGTGATGACGTACGATTACAACTTGCACTTAGCCAGAGTGAACAAGACTTCAA GAAAGAACATACTACGAAACCGGCCGACAGTGCGTTGGTCGATTTGCTAGACATTTCGTTTGGAGCCACTAGTATTTCTAACCCTGTGCAACAGCCTGGACCATCAACAAGTAGCGATCCGTGGGGCCTACCCGTTGCTGGCGGATCCAGACCACAG ACATCTGATCCCTGGTCACGAACGTCTTCACCACCGGTAGTGGATCCTTGGCTAAATAGTGCCTCAGCTCTGCCTCCGCCTTCAGTTAAAGTTCCAGTAATGGTTGGTGCTGTTGGTGGTCAACTAGATGCATGGGCCCCGGTACGAACACAGTCACCATCAGTAACATCCGGTTCTTCCGTGGAAGGATGGCTGAATAATGGTGCAAAAGTATCAACAACGGCACCCTTGGCAACTAATGGAAATATAGACCCGTGGCAAAACAAAATATCTCTACCCAGCGcg CCTTTAACGGACGCGTGGCAACCAAAACGATCCACACCAGTGCCTACGGCTGATCCCTGGCAGCCTAACGCAAACCCCGTTAAACATGATCCTTGGGCGCCTGTTACTGGAAGTGCCGATGGAGCATTCGCT TTTCCTGCGAACCGTCCATCGCCAGTAGGAGCAATTACCTCACCAACCTCAGACCTTGATGAGTTCGATATAATTACCAAGAGAAGCAGCACCAGTAATGCCGTTAATAATAATTTGAATAATAACG GTTCTCTGTTGGATGATCTAGACCCACTGTCTTCAAGCAACACATCCAGTTCAGCCAGCAACTCCGCCTCAGCTTCAACGACAGCAAAAAAAACACCAGCATCGTTCCTGGGAGAAAACTCCGCATTAGTAAATCTGGATAACCTGATCAAACCCGTATCAACGACCACAACAGGTTCAAGTAGTGCTCCAGCTTACAATCCTTTTGGCGAGGCAGTACCGCCACAGAAAAACCTATTCCAACAGAATCAaccacag GTTCCGTCCATTAATCAATTGAAACAATCACCTTTCCCAGTGACGTTGAATCAGGATCCTTGGGCACCAGTAAACCCAGCAGCAGCGACACAA TTTGAGGAAAAAGAAATTAATTTTGGAGTACTTCCTGTGTTCGACACAACCAACCGGACTGACGTCAATAACAATACTGGAGATGCTGCTACTGACACGTGTGATAAACCGTTAGACAATGAAGACGAAATTTTGTTCaacactgattttttttcgtcTAATGCCCCCGCTATCAAACGACAATACGACGATATTTCTTTAAAACAGACTAATAACCAGCAAGTTTGCGCTCTCGTTACTCCTAACAATAATACAGAATTGAGTAACCTGTACGATTTTGGTTTTTCTATTGATGATCAATACGACTCTAATAATACTAATACAAATCAC AACAATATTAATAACAACAACGCTCCTTGGATGAATCCTCAGTCGTCGAACCCATTCTTGTCATAA
- the LOC129721532 gene encoding epsin-1 isoform X2 produces the protein MIQVKRNDTQMNVAGIRRNIKNLAHNYSDAQIKVREATSNDPWGPSSTIMAEIADLTYNVVAFSEIMQMIWKRTNDHGKNWRHVYKALLLLEYLIKTGTEKVAQQCKENIYAIQTLKDFQYMEEGKDQGMHVREKAKQLVQLLKDDERLKNERARALKAKERFARTASGFGSDGSIDGPTQKDSRPPNWGEGEPTGKPVSEIEFVRPQTVGEEELQLQLAMAMSREEAEQEEQKRRSDDVRLQLALSQSEQDFKKEHTTKPADSALVDLLDISFGATSISNPVQQPGPSTSSDPWGLPVAGGSRPQTSDPWSRTSSPPVVDPWLNSASALPPPSVKVPVMVGAVGGQLDAWAPVRTQSPSVTSGSSVEGWLNNGAKVSTTAPLATNGNIDPWQNKISLPSAPLTDAWQPKRSTPVPTADPWQPNANPVKHDPWAPVTGSADGAFAFPANRPSPVGAITSPTSDLDEFDIITKRSSTSNAVNNNLNNNGSLLDDLDPLSSSNTSSSASNSASASTTAKKTPASFLGENSALVNLDNLIKPVSTTTTGSSSAPAYNPFGEAVPPQKNLFQQNQPQVPSINQLKQSPFPVTLNQDPWAPVNPAAATQFEEKEINFGVLPVFDTTNRTDVNNNTGDAATDTCDKPLDNEDEILFNTDFFSSNAPAIKRQYDDISLKQTNNQQVCALVTPNNNTELSNLYDFGFSIDDQYDSNNTNTNHNNINNNNAPWMNPQSSNPFLS, from the exons ATGATACAAG TGAAGCGAAACGATACGCAAATGAACGTGGCTGGCATACGTAGGAACATTAAAAATCTTGCACATAACTACTCGGATGCCCAG ATCAAGGTCCGTGAAGCTACCTCCAATGATCCATGGGGTCCGTCGTCTACAATTATGGCCGAAATTGCCGATCTCACATACAACGTCGTAGCATTCTCCGAAATTATGCAAATGATCTGGAAACGCACTAACGATCACGGTAAGAACTGGCGTCACGTTTACAAGGCTCTGCTGCTACTAGAATACTTGATAAAAACGGGAACGGAGAAGGTGGCTCAGCAGTGTAAGGAGAATATTTATGCTATACAAACGTTGAAAGATTTTCAGTATATGGAGGAAGGTAAAGACCAAGGAATGCATGTTAGAGAGAAAGCCAAACAGCTAGTACAGTTGCTGAAAGATGATGAGCGCTTAAAGAATGAACGTGCCAGAGCATTAAAAGCGAAGGAACGTTTTGCTCGAACTGCCAGTGGATTTGGTTCCGATGGGTCTATTGATGGGCCTACGCAGAAAGATTCTCGC CCTCCTAACTGGGGTGAAGGTGAGCCAACAGGAAAGCCGGTTTCAGAGATAGAATTCGTAAGACCACAGACCGTGGGCGAAGAAGAATTGCAACTCCAACTGGCGATGGCAATGTCACGAGAGGAGGCCGAACAGGAAGAACAAAAGCGGAGAAGTGATGACGTACGATTACAACTTGCACTTAGCCAGAGTGAACAAGACTTCAA GAAAGAACATACTACGAAACCGGCCGACAGTGCGTTGGTCGATTTGCTAGACATTTCGTTTGGAGCCACTAGTATTTCTAACCCTGTGCAACAGCCTGGACCATCAACAAGTAGCGATCCGTGGGGCCTACCCGTTGCTGGCGGATCCAGACCACAG ACATCTGATCCCTGGTCACGAACGTCTTCACCACCGGTAGTGGATCCTTGGCTAAATAGTGCCTCAGCTCTGCCTCCGCCTTCAGTTAAAGTTCCAGTAATGGTTGGTGCTGTTGGTGGTCAACTAGATGCATGGGCCCCGGTACGAACACAGTCACCATCAGTAACATCCGGTTCTTCCGTGGAAGGATGGCTGAATAATGGTGCAAAAGTATCAACAACGGCACCCTTGGCAACTAATGGAAATATAGACCCGTGGCAAAACAAAATATCTCTACCCAGCGcg CCTTTAACGGACGCGTGGCAACCAAAACGATCCACACCAGTGCCTACGGCTGATCCCTGGCAGCCTAACGCAAACCCCGTTAAACATGATCCTTGGGCGCCTGTTACTGGAAGTGCCGATGGAGCATTCGCT TTTCCTGCGAACCGTCCATCGCCAGTAGGAGCAATTACCTCACCAACCTCAGACCTTGATGAGTTCGATATAATTACCAAGAGAAGCAGCACCAGTAATGCCGTTAATAATAATTTGAATAATAACG GTTCTCTGTTGGATGATCTAGACCCACTGTCTTCAAGCAACACATCCAGTTCAGCCAGCAACTCCGCCTCAGCTTCAACGACAGCAAAAAAAACACCAGCATCGTTCCTGGGAGAAAACTCCGCATTAGTAAATCTGGATAACCTGATCAAACCCGTATCAACGACCACAACAGGTTCAAGTAGTGCTCCAGCTTACAATCCTTTTGGCGAGGCAGTACCGCCACAGAAAAACCTATTCCAACAGAATCAaccacag GTTCCGTCCATTAATCAATTGAAACAATCACCTTTCCCAGTGACGTTGAATCAGGATCCTTGGGCACCAGTAAACCCAGCAGCAGCGACACAA TTTGAGGAAAAAGAAATTAATTTTGGAGTACTTCCTGTGTTCGACACAACCAACCGGACTGACGTCAATAACAATACTGGAGATGCTGCTACTGACACGTGTGATAAACCGTTAGACAATGAAGACGAAATTTTGTTCaacactgattttttttcgtcTAATGCCCCCGCTATCAAACGACAATACGACGATATTTCTTTAAAACAGACTAATAACCAGCAAGTTTGCGCTCTCGTTACTCCTAACAATAATACAGAATTGAGTAACCTGTACGATTTTGGTTTTTCTATTGATGATCAATACGACTCTAATAATACTAATACAAATCAC AACAATATTAATAACAACAACGCTCCTTGGATGAATCCTCAGTCGTCGAACCCATTCTTGTCATAA
- the LOC129721532 gene encoding epsin-1 isoform X5, translating into MFESWLWRELKRNDTQMNVAGIRRNIKNLAHNYSDAQIKVREATSNDPWGPSSTIMAEIADLTYNVVAFSEIMQMIWKRTNDHGKNWRHVYKALLLLEYLIKTGTEKVAQQCKENIYAIQTLKDFQYMEEGKDQGMHVREKAKQLVQLLKDDERLKNERARALKAKERFARTASGFGSDGSIDGPTQKDSRPPNWGEGEPTGKPVSEIEFVRPQTVGEEELQLQLAMAMSREEAEQEEQKRRSDDVRLQLALSQSEQDFKKEHTTKPADSALVDLLDISFGATSISNPVQQPGPSTSSDPWGLPVAGGSRPQTSDPWSRTSSPPVVDPWLNSASALPPPSVKVPVMVGAVGGQLDAWAPVRTQSPSVTSGSSVEGWLNNGAKVSTTAPLATNGNIDPWQNKISLPSAPLTDAWQPKRSTPVPTADPWQPNANPVKHDPWAPVTGSADGAFAFPANRPSPVGAITSPTSDLDEFDIITKRSSTSNAVNNNLNNNGSLLDDLDPLSSSNTSSSASNSASASTTAKKTPASFLGENSALVNLDNLIKPVSTTTTGSSSAPAYNPFGEAVPPQKNLFQQNQPQVPSINQLKQSPFPVTLNQDPWAPVNPAAATQNNINNNNAPWMNPQSSNPFLS; encoded by the exons atgttcgagtcctgGCTCTGGAGAGAAt TGAAGCGAAACGATACGCAAATGAACGTGGCTGGCATACGTAGGAACATTAAAAATCTTGCACATAACTACTCGGATGCCCAG ATCAAGGTCCGTGAAGCTACCTCCAATGATCCATGGGGTCCGTCGTCTACAATTATGGCCGAAATTGCCGATCTCACATACAACGTCGTAGCATTCTCCGAAATTATGCAAATGATCTGGAAACGCACTAACGATCACGGTAAGAACTGGCGTCACGTTTACAAGGCTCTGCTGCTACTAGAATACTTGATAAAAACGGGAACGGAGAAGGTGGCTCAGCAGTGTAAGGAGAATATTTATGCTATACAAACGTTGAAAGATTTTCAGTATATGGAGGAAGGTAAAGACCAAGGAATGCATGTTAGAGAGAAAGCCAAACAGCTAGTACAGTTGCTGAAAGATGATGAGCGCTTAAAGAATGAACGTGCCAGAGCATTAAAAGCGAAGGAACGTTTTGCTCGAACTGCCAGTGGATTTGGTTCCGATGGGTCTATTGATGGGCCTACGCAGAAAGATTCTCGC CCTCCTAACTGGGGTGAAGGTGAGCCAACAGGAAAGCCGGTTTCAGAGATAGAATTCGTAAGACCACAGACCGTGGGCGAAGAAGAATTGCAACTCCAACTGGCGATGGCAATGTCACGAGAGGAGGCCGAACAGGAAGAACAAAAGCGGAGAAGTGATGACGTACGATTACAACTTGCACTTAGCCAGAGTGAACAAGACTTCAA GAAAGAACATACTACGAAACCGGCCGACAGTGCGTTGGTCGATTTGCTAGACATTTCGTTTGGAGCCACTAGTATTTCTAACCCTGTGCAACAGCCTGGACCATCAACAAGTAGCGATCCGTGGGGCCTACCCGTTGCTGGCGGATCCAGACCACAG ACATCTGATCCCTGGTCACGAACGTCTTCACCACCGGTAGTGGATCCTTGGCTAAATAGTGCCTCAGCTCTGCCTCCGCCTTCAGTTAAAGTTCCAGTAATGGTTGGTGCTGTTGGTGGTCAACTAGATGCATGGGCCCCGGTACGAACACAGTCACCATCAGTAACATCCGGTTCTTCCGTGGAAGGATGGCTGAATAATGGTGCAAAAGTATCAACAACGGCACCCTTGGCAACTAATGGAAATATAGACCCGTGGCAAAACAAAATATCTCTACCCAGCGcg CCTTTAACGGACGCGTGGCAACCAAAACGATCCACACCAGTGCCTACGGCTGATCCCTGGCAGCCTAACGCAAACCCCGTTAAACATGATCCTTGGGCGCCTGTTACTGGAAGTGCCGATGGAGCATTCGCT TTTCCTGCGAACCGTCCATCGCCAGTAGGAGCAATTACCTCACCAACCTCAGACCTTGATGAGTTCGATATAATTACCAAGAGAAGCAGCACCAGTAATGCCGTTAATAATAATTTGAATAATAACG GTTCTCTGTTGGATGATCTAGACCCACTGTCTTCAAGCAACACATCCAGTTCAGCCAGCAACTCCGCCTCAGCTTCAACGACAGCAAAAAAAACACCAGCATCGTTCCTGGGAGAAAACTCCGCATTAGTAAATCTGGATAACCTGATCAAACCCGTATCAACGACCACAACAGGTTCAAGTAGTGCTCCAGCTTACAATCCTTTTGGCGAGGCAGTACCGCCACAGAAAAACCTATTCCAACAGAATCAaccacag GTTCCGTCCATTAATCAATTGAAACAATCACCTTTCCCAGTGACGTTGAATCAGGATCCTTGGGCACCAGTAAACCCAGCAGCAGCGACACAA AACAATATTAATAACAACAACGCTCCTTGGATGAATCCTCAGTCGTCGAACCCATTCTTGTCATAA
- the LOC129721532 gene encoding epsin-1 isoform X4, translating to MFESWLWRELKRNDTQMNVAGIRRNIKNLAHNYSDAQIKVREATSNDPWGPSSTIMAEIADLTYNVVAFSEIMQMIWKRTNDHGKNWRHVYKALLLLEYLIKTGTEKVAQQCKENIYAIQTLKDFQYMEEGKDQGMHVREKAKQLVQLLKDDERLKNERARALKAKERFARTASGFGSDGSIDGPTQKDSRPPNWGEGEPTGKPVSEIEFVRPQTVGEEELQLQLAMAMSREEAEQEEQKRRSDDVRLQLALSQSEQDFKKEHTTKPADSALVDLLDISFGATSISNPVQQPGPSTSSDPWGLPVAGGSRPQTSDPWSRTSSPPVVDPWLNSASALPPPSVKVPVMVGAVGGQLDAWAPVRTQSPSVTSGSSVEGWLNNGAKVSTTAPLATNGNIDPWQNKISLPSAPLTDAWQPKRSTPVPTADPWQPNANPVKHDPWAPVTGSADGAFAFPANRPSPVGAITSPTSDLDEFDIITKRSSTSNAVNNNLNNNGSLLDDLDPLSSSNTSSSASNSASASTTAKKTPASFLGENSALVNLDNLIKPVSTTTTGSSSAPAYNPFGEAVPPQKNLFQQNQPQVPSINQLKQSPFPVTLNQDPWAPVNPAAATQRYWAHWRDRRQAVRRKKQTSNISSLPGCRTLYYAAGTGDNSPRKNSQSLL from the exons atgttcgagtcctgGCTCTGGAGAGAAt TGAAGCGAAACGATACGCAAATGAACGTGGCTGGCATACGTAGGAACATTAAAAATCTTGCACATAACTACTCGGATGCCCAG ATCAAGGTCCGTGAAGCTACCTCCAATGATCCATGGGGTCCGTCGTCTACAATTATGGCCGAAATTGCCGATCTCACATACAACGTCGTAGCATTCTCCGAAATTATGCAAATGATCTGGAAACGCACTAACGATCACGGTAAGAACTGGCGTCACGTTTACAAGGCTCTGCTGCTACTAGAATACTTGATAAAAACGGGAACGGAGAAGGTGGCTCAGCAGTGTAAGGAGAATATTTATGCTATACAAACGTTGAAAGATTTTCAGTATATGGAGGAAGGTAAAGACCAAGGAATGCATGTTAGAGAGAAAGCCAAACAGCTAGTACAGTTGCTGAAAGATGATGAGCGCTTAAAGAATGAACGTGCCAGAGCATTAAAAGCGAAGGAACGTTTTGCTCGAACTGCCAGTGGATTTGGTTCCGATGGGTCTATTGATGGGCCTACGCAGAAAGATTCTCGC CCTCCTAACTGGGGTGAAGGTGAGCCAACAGGAAAGCCGGTTTCAGAGATAGAATTCGTAAGACCACAGACCGTGGGCGAAGAAGAATTGCAACTCCAACTGGCGATGGCAATGTCACGAGAGGAGGCCGAACAGGAAGAACAAAAGCGGAGAAGTGATGACGTACGATTACAACTTGCACTTAGCCAGAGTGAACAAGACTTCAA GAAAGAACATACTACGAAACCGGCCGACAGTGCGTTGGTCGATTTGCTAGACATTTCGTTTGGAGCCACTAGTATTTCTAACCCTGTGCAACAGCCTGGACCATCAACAAGTAGCGATCCGTGGGGCCTACCCGTTGCTGGCGGATCCAGACCACAG ACATCTGATCCCTGGTCACGAACGTCTTCACCACCGGTAGTGGATCCTTGGCTAAATAGTGCCTCAGCTCTGCCTCCGCCTTCAGTTAAAGTTCCAGTAATGGTTGGTGCTGTTGGTGGTCAACTAGATGCATGGGCCCCGGTACGAACACAGTCACCATCAGTAACATCCGGTTCTTCCGTGGAAGGATGGCTGAATAATGGTGCAAAAGTATCAACAACGGCACCCTTGGCAACTAATGGAAATATAGACCCGTGGCAAAACAAAATATCTCTACCCAGCGcg CCTTTAACGGACGCGTGGCAACCAAAACGATCCACACCAGTGCCTACGGCTGATCCCTGGCAGCCTAACGCAAACCCCGTTAAACATGATCCTTGGGCGCCTGTTACTGGAAGTGCCGATGGAGCATTCGCT TTTCCTGCGAACCGTCCATCGCCAGTAGGAGCAATTACCTCACCAACCTCAGACCTTGATGAGTTCGATATAATTACCAAGAGAAGCAGCACCAGTAATGCCGTTAATAATAATTTGAATAATAACG GTTCTCTGTTGGATGATCTAGACCCACTGTCTTCAAGCAACACATCCAGTTCAGCCAGCAACTCCGCCTCAGCTTCAACGACAGCAAAAAAAACACCAGCATCGTTCCTGGGAGAAAACTCCGCATTAGTAAATCTGGATAACCTGATCAAACCCGTATCAACGACCACAACAGGTTCAAGTAGTGCTCCAGCTTACAATCCTTTTGGCGAGGCAGTACCGCCACAGAAAAACCTATTCCAACAGAATCAaccacag GTTCCGTCCATTAATCAATTGAAACAATCACCTTTCCCAGTGACGTTGAATCAGGATCCTTGGGCACCAGTAAACCCAGCAGCAGCGACACAA CGCTACTGGGCACATTGGCGAGATCGCCGTCAAGCTGtacggagaaaaaaacaaacaagtaATATTTCTTCGTTACCGGGCTGCCGAACTTTGTATTATGCAGCAGGTACAGGAGATAATAGTCCAAGAAAAAACTCGCAAAGTTTATTGTAA